From a region of the Bacteroidales bacterium genome:
- the wecB gene encoding UDP-N-acetylglucosamine 2-epimerase (non-hydrolyzing), whose translation MIKLLTIVGARPQFIKASAISRVIHQNFSDKIQEIILHTGQHYDDNMSSVFFREMEIPEPAYNLEVGSGKHGKQTAEMMAGIESILLKETPHVVLVYGDTNSTLAGALAASKMHIPLIHVEAGLRSFNKLMPEEINRIATDHVSTLMFTPTKKGIENLIKEGFNMNNIPPYHIDNPGILYCGDIMYDNALYFAKMAEEKSNLITGLKLKNENYVLVTLHRDSNTDVPEHLNSIFRAIQRICEKKDIKFVIPLHPRTRKKWSELPDDTLKNIINNNNLITIIPAVSYLDFISLEKSSRLIMTDSGGVQKESYFFKKPCLILREETEWVELLELGTAQLCGANEDKIVQSFNELVGKKSMQFPEIYGDGNAGKFILKKILEHIK comes from the coding sequence ATGATTAAACTATTAACTATTGTTGGCGCACGTCCACAGTTTATTAAAGCTTCTGCCATTAGCCGCGTGATTCATCAAAATTTTTCTGATAAGATACAGGAAATTATCTTGCATACCGGACAACATTATGATGACAACATGTCTTCTGTTTTTTTTAGAGAGATGGAGATTCCTGAGCCGGCATATAATCTGGAGGTTGGCTCGGGTAAGCATGGAAAACAGACTGCTGAGATGATGGCGGGTATTGAAAGTATTTTATTAAAAGAAACACCTCATGTTGTTTTGGTTTATGGAGATACAAATTCAACATTGGCGGGCGCTCTTGCTGCTTCAAAAATGCATATTCCTTTGATACACGTGGAGGCAGGGCTGAGATCCTTCAATAAACTTATGCCTGAAGAAATAAACAGGATAGCAACCGACCATGTTTCTACACTTATGTTTACTCCGACAAAAAAAGGAATAGAAAACCTTATTAAAGAAGGTTTTAATATGAATAATATTCCGCCATATCATATTGACAACCCGGGAATTTTATACTGCGGCGATATAATGTATGACAATGCACTTTATTTTGCAAAGATGGCAGAAGAGAAAAGCAATTTGATTACAGGCCTGAAACTAAAAAATGAAAATTATGTTTTAGTAACACTTCACAGGGATTCAAATACGGATGTGCCGGAGCATTTAAACTCAATATTCAGAGCCATCCAAAGAATCTGCGAAAAAAAGGATATTAAATTTGTGATTCCATTACATCCGCGTACGAGAAAAAAATGGTCTGAGCTGCCTGATGATACCCTTAAGAACATTATTAATAATAACAACCTTATCACAATAATTCCTGCTGTCTCGTATCTTGATTTTATTTCACTCGAAAAAAGCTCAAGACTTATAATGACAGATTCGGGCGGGGTGCAGAAAGAATCATATTTTTTTAAAAAACCTTGCCTTATTTTAAGAGAAGAAACAGAGTGGGTTGAACTTCTTGAATTAGGCACAGCTCAGTTATGCGGGGCAAATGAAGATAAAATAGTTCAATCCTTCAATGAGTTAGTTGGAAAAAAAAGCATGCAATTCCCTGAAATATATGGAGATGGGAATGCAGGGAAGTTTATATTGAAAAAAATTCTTGAACATATAAAATAA
- a CDS encoding O-antigen ligase family protein, translating into MRMIFENITREKINFFAACLMVFSLPFYRWLSIYFIAFWIITWLVEANFINKFRANSKSLIMLILPVVYYLLHIVSMLYTENKEVGWFDLQVKLSFIVFPLIFLMVNNFYKSKFIFLLKIFIAANLLTSLICILRALYFSLTIKEGILVFDADVIHAGYSFWETIKVGGTYFMYSRLSAFLHPGYYSLYMTFVLASLLFVFLEHSQGIKQKAFIIFLSIYFTIFTFMLFSRVGLVNIAIVYGAFFLYKAIKEKKIKYKLIHAFLLGIFSTLIIVAIVSNNRFKIAINEIKKFNLNTLNVTDNRNDRLSIWYSSVKIINKNILLGVGTGDVMDNLKEEYQKYKMIDAYNNKLNVHNQFIESFMGTGVMGFISLLAVFIAGIIKSIRKRNILFLVFILNAFVFCFIESMFNTQVGVVFFVFFYCLFCVNLHRKPAL; encoded by the coding sequence ATGAGAATGATTTTTGAAAATATTACCCGGGAAAAAATTAATTTTTTTGCTGCCTGCCTTATGGTTTTCTCGTTGCCTTTTTACCGATGGCTTTCTATTTATTTTATTGCTTTCTGGATAATTACATGGCTTGTTGAAGCGAATTTTATAAATAAATTCAGAGCGAATTCAAAAAGCCTCATCATGTTAATTCTGCCGGTTGTTTACTACCTGCTTCATATTGTCAGTATGTTATATACCGAAAACAAAGAAGTTGGCTGGTTCGATCTTCAGGTTAAACTGTCATTTATAGTATTTCCATTAATATTTCTGATGGTTAATAATTTCTACAAATCAAAGTTCATTTTTTTGTTAAAAATATTTATTGCCGCCAACCTGCTGACATCACTGATTTGTATTTTGCGTGCCCTGTATTTTTCCCTGACTATAAAAGAAGGCATTTTGGTTTTTGATGCGGATGTCATTCATGCCGGGTATTCGTTCTGGGAAACCATAAAAGTTGGCGGCACTTATTTTATGTATTCCCGTTTGTCGGCTTTTCTTCATCCCGGATATTACAGCTTGTATATGACATTTGTTTTAGCTTCCTTGTTGTTTGTTTTTCTTGAACACAGCCAAGGCATAAAACAAAAAGCTTTTATAATTTTCTTGAGTATTTATTTTACCATTTTTACGTTTATGCTTTTTTCGCGTGTTGGTTTGGTGAATATTGCCATCGTTTATGGAGCTTTTTTTCTGTACAAAGCAATTAAAGAAAAAAAAATAAAATACAAACTCATACATGCCTTTCTACTGGGAATCTTTTCAACATTGATTATTGTTGCAATTGTTTCGAATAATCGTTTTAAAATTGCAATAAATGAAATAAAAAAATTCAATTTAAATACGCTAAATGTCACTGATAATAGAAACGACAGGTTATCTATATGGTATTCATCCGTAAAAATTATTAATAAAAATATTTTGCTTGGTGTAGGTACAGGCGATGTAATGGATAACCTTAAGGAAGAATATCAGAAATACAAAATGATAGATGCATACAATAACAAACTAAATGTTCACAATCAGTTTATTGAAAGTTTTATGGGAACGGGAGTAATGGGGTTTATTAGCTTGCTTGCGGTTTTTATAGCGGGCATTATTAAAAGCATTAGAAAACGAAATATTCTTTTTCTTGTTTTTATATTAAATGCTTTTGTTTTTTGTTTTATTGAATCCATGTTCAATACCCAGGTTGGCGTAGTTTTTTTTGTATTCTTCTACTGCCTTTTTTGTGTCAACCTTCATAGGAAGCCTGCTCTGTAG
- a CDS encoding aminotransferase class I/II-fold pyridoxal phosphate-dependent enzyme, with protein MKHLSYITETFTESVIREMTRISDAMDGLNLSQGFPDFESPLLIKEAAIRAIKSNKNQYPVTFGEPELREAISKKILKYNNIIANPSTEITVTCGATEAMLATLKAIINPGDEIIIFEPFYENYGPDGILSGATLKFVKLYAPDWHIDFDELSAAFNNKTKAIIINTPNNPTGKVFSFSEMKEISKLCEKWDTYAITDEIYEHILYDNSVHISLASLPGMAERTITINSISKTYSVTGWRVGWAVASPEITARIRKVHDFLTVGAPTPFQHAASEALSFENQYYDELQQKYDDSCKHLYETLVNSGFKPYKPKGAYYMIADVSSLFSKLNAENDFDFSRKLIEKTRVATVPGFSFYSTKNFVSKQVRFAFCKKQETLDKVRDLFFNHLT; from the coding sequence ATGAAACATCTTTCATACATCACTGAAACTTTCACCGAGTCTGTTATCAGGGAAATGACGCGCATCAGCGATGCCATGGATGGGTTGAACCTATCACAGGGCTTTCCTGATTTTGAAAGCCCCTTACTAATTAAAGAAGCTGCCATCCGTGCAATTAAATCCAACAAAAATCAATATCCGGTTACTTTTGGCGAGCCGGAACTACGTGAGGCAATCAGCAAAAAAATTTTAAAATATAATAACATTATTGCTAATCCTTCTACCGAAATTACTGTTACTTGCGGTGCTACAGAAGCCATGCTGGCTACGTTAAAAGCCATTATCAATCCCGGAGATGAGATTATCATATTTGAACCTTTTTATGAAAATTACGGTCCTGATGGCATTTTATCCGGCGCTACACTCAAGTTTGTAAAATTGTATGCACCCGACTGGCATATTGACTTTGATGAACTTTCTGCTGCTTTCAACAATAAGACAAAAGCGATAATTATTAATACGCCAAACAATCCGACCGGGAAAGTTTTTTCATTTTCAGAAATGAAGGAAATTTCAAAATTGTGTGAAAAGTGGGATACTTATGCCATCACTGATGAGATTTATGAACACATACTTTATGATAATTCAGTGCATATTTCATTAGCATCCTTGCCCGGAATGGCTGAACGAACCATTACTATTAATTCCATTTCCAAAACCTATTCCGTTACCGGCTGGCGTGTGGGATGGGCTGTTGCATCTCCCGAAATTACAGCACGTATCAGAAAAGTACATGACTTTCTTACAGTTGGTGCACCAACACCCTTTCAGCACGCAGCTTCTGAAGCCTTATCTTTTGAGAACCAATATTACGATGAGTTGCAACAAAAATATGATGATTCCTGCAAGCATTTATATGAAACACTTGTAAATTCAGGTTTTAAACCTTATAAACCAAAGGGAGCCTATTATATGATAGCTGATGTGAGCAGTTTATTCTCAAAGTTAAATGCAGAAAACGACTTTGATTTCAGCAGAAAGCTAATTGAAAAGACTCGTGTAGCAACAGTCCCAGGTTTTTCATTCTATTCAACAAAAAACTTTGTTTCAAAGCAGGTAAGGTTTGCTTTTTGTAAAAAACAGGAAACACTTGATAAAGTAAGGGATTTATTTTTTAATCATTTAACATGA